From one Malus sylvestris chromosome 1, drMalSylv7.2, whole genome shotgun sequence genomic stretch:
- the LOC126622982 gene encoding uncharacterized protein LOC126622982 produces the protein MENPKPSICLKLLVDTKRQRVLFAEAGKDFVDFLFTLLSLPIGTVIGLLPKDGMVGSLGKLYGSVKSLSSTYMQPYFNKESLLKPKATATIGVGADVLHMLMIDDSTAEKSFYYCDCRSRGQQRYCYNGSSGNPTVVTDNPEAICPHCISSINTKATFVHGSAAESRTSGEGGYVKGVVTYMIMDDLEVQPMSTISGITMLNRFNVRDVGALEEKVVHLTMEEGLKLLRASLHSNLVLTTVFLGTKEA, from the exons ATGGAAAACCCCAAGCCAAGTATTTGCTTGAAGCTCCTTGTCGATACAAAGCGTCAACGAGTTCTCTTTGCTGAAGCTGGCAAAGACTTTGTGGACTTTCTCTTCACACTCCTGTCTTTGCCCATTGGCACTGTCATCGGGCTCCTTCCCAAAGATGGCATGGTTGGCTCGTTAGGCAAACTTTACGGCAGTGTCAAGAGCCTAAGCAGCACATACATGCAACCTTACTTTAACAAGGAATCCCTCCTGAAACCTAAGGCAACAGCAACGATTGGTGTTGGTGCCGATGTCCTTCATATGCTGATGATAGACGACTCCACTGCTGAAAAGTCATTCTATTATTGTGATTGTCGTAGTCGCGGCCAACAAAGGTACTGCTACAACGGATCCAGTGGAAATCCAACAGTTGTAACGGACAACCCTGAAGCAATTTGTCCACACTGCATTTCAAGCATAAATACCAAGGCGACTTTTGTCCATGGATCCGCTGCTGAAAGCAGAACGTCCGGCGAGGGAGGGTATGTGAAAGGTGTTGTCACGTATATGATTATGGATGACTTGGAAGTGCAGCCTATGTCTACCATTTCAGGCATAACCATGCTTAACAGGTTCAACGTCAGGGATGTCGGTGCCCTTGAAGAGAAGGTGGTCCATCTTACCATGGAAGAG GGTCTCAAATTGCTGAGGGCATCGTTGCACTCAAACTTGGTCCTGACCACCGTGTTCCTTGGTACGAAAGAAGCGTGA
- the LOC126629450 gene encoding 60S ribosomal protein L23a-1: MAPAKVDSTKKSDPKAKALKTAKAVKSGPAFKKKAKKIRTSVTFHRPRTLKKERNPKYPRISATPRNKLDHYQILKYPLTTESAMKKIEDNNTLVFIVDIRADKKKIKDAVKKMYDIQTKKVNTLIRPDGTKKAYVRLTPDYDALDVANKIGII; the protein is encoded by the exons ATGGCCCCCGCTAAAG TTGACAGCACGAAGAAAAGTGATCCCAAGGCTAAAGCCTTGAAGACTGCCAAGGCTGTGAAATCAGGCCCTGCTTTTAAGAAGAAGGCCAAGAAGATCAGGACATCCGTCACATTCCACAGGCCAAGGACATTGAAGAAGGAAAGGAACCCCAAGTATCCCCGCATCAGTGCAACACCAAGGAACAAATTGGACCATTACCAAATTCTCAAGTATCCATTGACCACTGAGTCTGCAATGAAAAAGATTGAGGACAACAACACCCTTGTTTTCATTGTTGACATCCGAGCTGACAAGAAGAAGATCAAGGATGCGGTGAAGAAGATGTACGACATTCAGACCAAGAAAGTGAACACCTTGATCAG GCCTGATGGAACGAAGAAGGCTTACGTCAGGTTGACACCGGACTATGATGCCTTGGATGTTGCCAACAAGATCGGGATCATTTAA
- the LOC126619123 gene encoding psbP-like protein 1, chloroplastic produces the protein MATLQNSPSLHRTPVLNSFTKLHRQSTFHCCRKSNSFLVRAEQASATSTCSPSQDRSGRRQVLAAGTVASWVLLTNQHSVSFAAENKKGFIPVTDKKDGYEFVYPFGWQEVTIEGQDKVFKDVIEPLETASVTLFPTVKQDIKEFGSPQQVAETLIKKVLAPPTQKTKLMEAVEHDIDGKTYYTFEFLAKAPNYTRHALSTVAIGNGNFYTLTTGANERRWEKMKDKLHTIVDSFKLFKVFD, from the exons ATGGCGACCCTGCAGAACTCACCCTCCCTCCACAGGACCCCTGTCCTTAACTCCTTCACCAAg CTACACAGGCAAAGCACATTCCATTGCTGTAGAAAAAGTAATTCTTTTCTGGTAAGAGCAGAGCAGGCTTCAGCAACTTCTACATGCTCTCCTTCTCAAG ATAGATCCGGGAGACGCCAAGTGCTAGCAGCAGGAACAGTTGCTTCTTGGGTTCTTCTAACCAACCAACATTCTGTATCAT TTGCTGCAGAAAATAAAAAGGGATTTATTCCTGTCACCGACAAGAAAGATGGATACGAATTTGTCTACCCTTTTGGATGGCAG GAAGTAACCATCGAAGGTCAAGACAAGGTGTTCAAGGAtgtcattgagccattagagaCTGCGAGTGTGACACTGTTCCCAACCGTCAAGCAAGATATCAAAGAATTCGGGTCACCGCAGCAGGTGGCTGAAACTTTGATCAAGAAGGTTCTGGCTCCTCCTACCCAGAAAACAAAGCTGATGGAGGCCGTAGAG CACGACATCGATGGGAAAACATATTACACATTTGAGTTCCTTGCTAAGGCTCCAAACTATACTCGCCACGCTCTCAGCACAGTAGCTATCGGCAATG GCAACTTCTACACCTTGACGACGGGGGCTAACGAGAGGAGGTGGGAAAAGATGAAAGACAAGTTACACACCATCGTCGATTCCTTCAAGCTTTTCAAAGTGTTCGATTAA